From Crassaminicella indica, one genomic window encodes:
- the rplX gene encoding 50S ribosomal protein L24, protein MHIKKGDTVVVISGKDKGKKGKVLEAQPKKNRVIVEGVNMLTKHQKPNAKVQQGGIIHQEGPIHVSNVMLWDKKANAPTRVGYKVLEDGTKVRVSRKTGEVIE, encoded by the coding sequence GCACATTAAAAAAGGTGATACAGTAGTAGTGATATCAGGAAAAGATAAAGGCAAAAAAGGTAAGGTGCTAGAAGCACAGCCTAAAAAGAATAGAGTAATCGTTGAAGGCGTAAATATGCTTACAAAGCATCAAAAGCCAAATGCGAAGGTACAGCAAGGTGGAATTATTCATCAAGAAGGACCAATTCATGTTTCAAATGTAATGCTTTGGGATAAAAAGGCTAATGCGCCTACAAGAGTAGGATACAAAGTTTTAGAAGACGGAACGAAAGTAAGAGTATCTAGAAAGACCGGAGAAGTAATCGAGTAA
- the rplE gene encoding 50S ribosomal protein L5 — MARLKELYTKDIAKALMEKFGYKSVMEIPKLEKVVVNMGLGDAKDNSKLLEVAVQELATITGQKPIVTRAKKSVANFKVREGMPVGAKVTLRGERMFEFVDRLFNIALPRVRDFRGVNPNSFDGRGNYALGIKEQLIFPEIDYDKVDKIRGMDIIFVTTAKTDEEARELLRLLGMPFAR; from the coding sequence GTGGCTAGATTAAAAGAACTATATACTAAAGATATAGCAAAAGCTTTAATGGAAAAGTTCGGGTATAAAAGTGTAATGGAAATCCCAAAACTTGAAAAGGTTGTTGTAAATATGGGATTAGGAGATGCAAAAGATAACTCAAAACTTCTAGAAGTTGCTGTGCAGGAATTAGCAACAATTACAGGTCAAAAGCCTATTGTTACAAGAGCAAAGAAATCTGTTGCAAACTTTAAAGTACGTGAAGGTATGCCTGTAGGTGCAAAGGTAACTTTAAGAGGAGAAAGAATGTTTGAGTTTGTAGATAGATTGTTCAATATTGCATTACCAAGGGTAAGAGACTTCAGAGGTGTAAATCCTAACTCGTTTGATGGAAGAGGTAATTATGCCCTAGGAATTAAAGAGCAATTAATATTCCCTGAGATCGATTATGATAAAGTTGACAAAATAAGAGGAATGGACATTATATTTGTTACGACAGCTAAAACTGATGAAGAAGCACGCGAACTGTTAAGATTGTTAGGAATGCCATTCGCTAGATAA
- a CDS encoding type Z 30S ribosomal protein S14: MARKALKIKQARKQKFSTREYNRCRICGRPHAYLRKFGICRICFRELAYKGEIPGVKKASW, translated from the coding sequence GTGGCTAGAAAAGCTCTTAAAATTAAACAAGCAAGAAAACAAAAGTTCTCAACAAGAGAGTACAATAGATGTAGAATTTGCGGAAGACCACATGCTTATTTAAGAAAATTTGGTATTTGCCGTATTTGCTTTAGAGAATTAGCATACAAGGGTGAAATACCAGGCGTTAAGAAAGCAAGCTGGTAA
- the rpsH gene encoding 30S ribosomal protein S8, translating to MTDPIADMLTRIRNANIVRHETVDIPASNMKKSIAEILLNEGFIKGYDVIEDGKQGIIRLQMKYGSNKERVISGLKKISKPGLRVYVKKDEIPKVLGGLGIAILSTSNGIVTDKEARKLGTGGEVICYVW from the coding sequence ATGACAGATCCAATTGCAGATATGCTTACACGTATAAGAAATGCGAATATAGTGAGACATGAAACAGTAGATATTCCTGCTTCAAATATGAAAAAATCAATTGCTGAAATCCTTCTAAATGAAGGGTTTATCAAGGGATATGATGTAATTGAAGATGGAAAGCAAGGAATCATCAGATTACAAATGAAGTACGGAAGCAACAAAGAGAGAGTTATTAGTGGACTTAAGAAAATATCAAAACCAGGTTTAAGAGTTTATGTAAAGAAAGATGAAATACCAAAGGTATTAGGCGGACTAGGAATAGCGATTCTTTCAACTTCTAACGGTATCGTTACAGATAAGGAAGCTAGAAAACTAGGAACAGGTGGAGAAGTAATCTGCTACGTTTGGTAA
- the rplF gene encoding 50S ribosomal protein L6, whose amino-acid sequence MSRIGKLPITIPDGVEVKIDDKNLVTVKGPKGQLQEQINKDMKITVEENTLTVERPTNNKIHRSLHGLSRTLINNMIVGVTKGYEKKLVINGVGYRAAKQGNKLTMSLGYSHPVEMIDPEGITTEVPNQNEIIVKGINKQLVGNYAAKIRSWREPEPYKGKGIRYDNEVIRRKEGKTGK is encoded by the coding sequence ATGTCAAGGATAGGTAAACTACCAATCACAATTCCAGATGGGGTAGAAGTTAAAATAGATGATAAAAATCTTGTTACTGTAAAAGGACCTAAGGGACAATTACAAGAACAAATCAATAAAGACATGAAGATTACAGTAGAAGAAAATACACTTACAGTAGAAAGACCTACAAATAATAAAATTCACAGATCCCTACACGGTTTAAGTCGTACATTGATCAACAACATGATCGTTGGTGTAACAAAAGGATATGAGAAAAAGCTAGTAATAAATGGTGTAGGTTATCGTGCAGCTAAACAAGGAAATAAATTAACAATGTCTTTAGGGTATTCACATCCAGTTGAGATGATAGATCCTGAAGGTATTACAACAGAAGTTCCAAATCAAAATGAAATTATTGTAAAAGGTATCAACAAGCAATTAGTTGGAAACTATGCTGCGAAGATTAGATCTTGGAGAGAGCCTGAGCCATATAAAGGTAAAGGTATTAGATATGACAACGAAGTAATCCGTCGTAAGGAAGGTAAGACAGGTAAGTAG
- the rplR gene encoding 50S ribosomal protein L18, with protein sequence MINKESKNAKRQKRHLRIRKKVSGTPERPRLSVYRSLKNIYAQIIDDVAGKTLVAASTLDKEINVNHGGNKEAAKLVGELVAKRALEKGINNVVFDRSGYIYHGRIKELAEGAREAGLKF encoded by the coding sequence GTGATTAATAAGGAGAGTAAAAACGCAAAAAGACAAAAAAGACACTTGAGAATCCGTAAAAAAGTGTCTGGAACTCCTGAACGCCCAAGATTAAGTGTATATAGAAGTTTGAAAAATATATATGCGCAAATTATCGATGATGTAGCAGGAAAAACTTTAGTTGCTGCTTCAACGTTAGATAAAGAGATAAACGTAAATCATGGAGGCAATAAGGAAGCTGCTAAATTAGTAGGAGAGCTTGTTGCAAAGAGAGCATTAGAAAAAGGAATTAACAATGTTGTATTTGATAGAAGCGGATATATTTATCATGGTAGAATAAAGGAACTAGCTGAAGGAGCAAGAGAAGCTGGGTTGAAATTCTAG
- the rpsE gene encoding 30S ribosomal protein S5 — MKRQLIDASKLDLKETVINISRVTKVVKGGRTFRFSATVVVGDENGYVGIGSGKAQEIPNAIKKGIEAAKKNLIYVPRVGTTIPHRIEGHFGAGRVLIMPAKEGTGVIAGGPVRAVLELAGIKDVRAKSLGTNNSRNMVNATIEGLKNLKTVEEVARLRGKSVEELLG, encoded by the coding sequence ATGAAACGTCAACTTATTGATGCGAGCAAACTGGATTTAAAAGAGACAGTTATTAATATAAGCCGTGTAACAAAAGTTGTAAAAGGTGGTAGAACCTTCAGATTTAGTGCAACTGTTGTTGTTGGAGATGAAAATGGATACGTTGGAATTGGTTCAGGTAAAGCACAAGAAATTCCAAATGCTATTAAAAAAGGAATTGAAGCGGCTAAAAAGAATTTAATTTATGTTCCAAGAGTAGGTACAACAATCCCTCATAGAATAGAGGGACACTTTGGAGCTGGAAGAGTATTAATCATGCCAGCTAAAGAAGGTACAGGAGTTATCGCAGGTGGACCTGTACGTGCCGTTTTAGAACTTGCAGGAATTAAAGATGTAAGAGCAAAATCATTAGGAACAAACAACTCAAGAAATATGGTTAATGCAACAATAGAAGGACTTAAGAACTTAAAAACAGTTGAAGAAGTTGCAAGACTTAGAGGTAAATCTGTAGAGGAACTATTAGGTTAG
- the rpmD gene encoding 50S ribosomal protein L30, whose product MANMLKITLVRSTIGSKPQHRKTIEALGLKKIRQTVEKKDNPQMRGMIEKVRHLVEVEEI is encoded by the coding sequence TTGGCTAATATGTTAAAAATAACATTGGTAAGAAGTACCATCGGGTCCAAGCCTCAACATAGAAAGACAATCGAAGCGCTAGGACTAAAGAAAATTAGACAAACAGTAGAGAAAAAAGACAATCCTCAAATGAGAGGTATGATTGAAAAAGTAAGACATTTAGTAGAAGTAGAAGAAATATAG
- the rplO gene encoding 50S ribosomal protein L15: MKLHELRPAEGSTKNRKRLGRGTATGQGKTAGRGQDGQKSRSGGNVKPGFEGGQMPLYRRLPKRGFTNVFKKQWTIINVDTLNRFDEGTVVTPELLLEKGIIKKIVDGVKVLGNGELQKKVTVQAHKFSQSAVEKIEAAGGKAEVI; the protein is encoded by the coding sequence ATGAAGCTACATGAGTTAAGACCGGCAGAAGGTTCAACAAAGAACAGAAAAAGACTTGGAAGAGGAACTGCTACAGGACAAGGAAAAACTGCTGGACGTGGACAAGACGGACAAAAATCTCGTAGCGGTGGTAATGTAAAACCAGGATTTGAAGGTGGTCAAATGCCTCTATACAGAAGACTACCTAAGAGAGGTTTTACTAATGTATTTAAAAAGCAGTGGACAATTATCAATGTAGATACATTAAATAGATTTGACGAAGGTACTGTTGTAACTCCTGAATTACTTTTAGAAAAAGGAATCATCAAAAAAATCGTTGATGGTGTAAAAGTATTAGGTAATGGAGAGCTACAAAAGAAAGTAACTGTACAGGCACATAAATTCAGCCAGTCAGCTGTAGAGAAAATTGAAGCTGCTGGAGGAAAGGCAGAGGTGATCTAA
- the secY gene encoding preprotein translocase subunit SecY has protein sequence MLSTLRNAWKIPDLRKRMLYTLMMMVVFRLGSCIPVPGINREILAQLFKQGENGIFGLFNLFSGGAFGKFTIFALSITPYITSSIIMQLLTIAIPSLEALAREGEEGRKKIAQYTRYGTVVLALIQATGVSVGLFRQALIASDFWSITVVVLTLTAGTAFLMWLGEQITEKGIGNGISLIIFTGIISRLPLGVAQTIEKLKIGEVSIISLLTFMVIAVLVIAGVVAIQQGTRKIPVQYAKRVVGRKMYGGHSTHIPLKVNQAGVIPVIFAISLLQFPLTLTYFFQGGAFSSFVQKWLSPAGNPGVWIYSILYMILVIFFTYFYTAVTFNPVEVADNMKKHGGFIPGIRPGKPTSEYLGRVLNRITLAGAIFLAIIAVMPTIILQFTNMQFRFGGTSLLIVVGVALETMKQVEAQMMMRHYQGFLK, from the coding sequence GTGCTATCTACCCTAAGAAATGCTTGGAAAATTCCCGATTTAAGAAAGAGAATGCTCTATACGTTGATGATGATGGTAGTATTTAGACTAGGCTCATGTATTCCTGTTCCAGGGATAAACAGAGAGATATTAGCTCAATTATTTAAGCAAGGAGAAAATGGTATCTTTGGTTTATTCAACCTATTTTCAGGAGGAGCCTTTGGGAAGTTTACAATATTTGCTCTAAGTATTACACCATACATTACTTCATCAATTATTATGCAGCTTTTAACTATTGCTATACCTAGTCTAGAAGCTCTTGCTCGAGAAGGAGAAGAAGGAAGAAAAAAGATAGCACAGTACACAAGATATGGAACGGTTGTATTGGCTTTAATTCAAGCTACAGGTGTAAGTGTTGGTCTATTCCGTCAAGCACTTATTGCAAGTGATTTTTGGTCAATAACTGTTGTAGTGCTTACATTAACAGCAGGAACAGCCTTCTTAATGTGGCTAGGTGAACAAATTACTGAAAAAGGAATAGGAAATGGTATTTCTCTAATTATATTTACAGGGATCATTTCTAGACTTCCTTTAGGTGTAGCACAAACAATTGAGAAATTAAAAATTGGAGAAGTTTCCATCATTTCTTTATTAACATTTATGGTAATAGCAGTGCTTGTAATAGCAGGTGTCGTAGCAATACAACAAGGTACAAGAAAAATTCCTGTGCAATATGCAAAAAGAGTAGTTGGAAGAAAAATGTATGGGGGACATAGCACACATATTCCACTTAAAGTGAATCAAGCAGGTGTTATTCCTGTAATCTTTGCTATTTCACTACTTCAATTCCCATTAACATTAACATATTTCTTTCAAGGTGGAGCATTTTCAAGCTTTGTACAGAAGTGGCTATCACCAGCAGGAAATCCTGGAGTTTGGATTTACTCTATTTTGTATATGATTCTAGTTATATTCTTTACTTACTTCTATACAGCAGTTACTTTTAATCCAGTAGAAGTTGCAGATAATATGAAAAAGCATGGTGGATTTATTCCAGGAATTCGTCCAGGAAAACCGACTTCTGAGTATTTAGGTAGAGTATTAAATAGAATCACATTAGCAGGTGCTATATTCCTTGCAATCATTGCAGTAATGCCTACGATTATACTGCAATTTACAAATATGCAATTTAGATTTGGTGGAACCTCTCTGTTGATTGTAGTAGGGGTTGCATTAGAGACAATGAAGCAAGTAGAAGCACAGATGATGATGAGACATTACCAAGGCTTCTTAAAATAG
- a CDS encoding adenylate kinase: MRLVLLGPPGAGKGTQASGIVEKFNIPHISTGDIFRKNIKEGTELGKKAKAYIDQGLLVPDELVIAIVEDRLQQEDCKNGFLLDGFPRTVKQAEELDKVLSKMDTSLDKVINVDVDKSILVERAVGRRICKSCGATFHVKFNPPKVDGVCDKCGNELYQRADDTEETVSKRIEVYLNETKPLIDYYEDKKILATIDGQQEISKVFDDIVAALGA, from the coding sequence ATGAGATTAGTCTTATTAGGGCCTCCAGGGGCAGGAAAAGGAACACAAGCTTCAGGAATTGTTGAAAAGTTTAATATACCTCATATATCAACTGGAGATATATTCAGAAAAAATATAAAAGAGGGAACGGAATTAGGAAAGAAAGCAAAGGCATATATTGATCAAGGACTTTTAGTTCCGGATGAATTAGTTATAGCCATTGTAGAAGATAGACTTCAACAAGAAGATTGTAAGAATGGTTTCTTGCTTGACGGATTTCCTAGAACAGTAAAGCAAGCTGAAGAATTAGATAAAGTCCTTTCAAAAATGGATACATCGCTAGATAAAGTAATCAATGTAGATGTGGATAAAAGTATACTAGTAGAAAGAGCTGTCGGAAGAAGAATTTGTAAAAGTTGTGGAGCAACATTCCATGTGAAGTTCAATCCTCCTAAAGTGGATGGTGTATGCGATAAATGTGGAAATGAATTATATCAAAGAGCAGATGATACGGAAGAAACAGTCTCTAAAAGGATTGAAGTATATCTTAATGAAACAAAACCTCTAATTGATTATTATGAAGATAAAAAAATTCTAGCAACAATAGATGGACAACAAGAAATAAGCAAAGTATTTGATGATATTGTAGCTGCTTTAGGAGCGTAG
- the map gene encoding type I methionyl aminopeptidase, with product MIILKSSKEIEYMRDAGKIVAYAHEAVRNAIKPGITTKELDEIAEKEIRKHGAIPAFKGLYGFPASICASINEEVVHGIPGLRILKDGDIISVDIGAKLKGYNGDSAKTHPVGNVSVQTKKLIEVTKQSFYEGLKFCREGYRLSDISHAVQNYVESNGFSVVRDFVGHGIGQEMHEDPQIPNFGPPGKGPRLKAGMALAIEPMVNMGTYKVRVLSDDWTVVTLDGKLSAHYEHTIVITKDDPIILTSL from the coding sequence ATGATTATCTTAAAGTCGAGCAAAGAGATTGAATATATGAGAGATGCAGGAAAAATTGTTGCTTATGCCCATGAAGCAGTACGTAATGCTATAAAGCCTGGTATTACTACAAAAGAATTAGATGAAATTGCAGAAAAAGAAATAAGAAAGCATGGTGCTATACCAGCTTTTAAGGGCTTATATGGATTTCCTGCAAGCATTTGTGCTTCAATAAATGAGGAAGTTGTTCACGGAATACCTGGATTAAGAATATTAAAAGATGGCGATATTATAAGTGTGGACATTGGAGCTAAACTTAAAGGATATAATGGTGATTCTGCGAAAACTCACCCAGTAGGAAATGTGAGTGTTCAAACGAAAAAGCTCATAGAAGTGACCAAACAAAGCTTTTATGAAGGATTAAAATTTTGTAGAGAAGGGTATCGGTTATCTGATATTTCTCATGCAGTACAAAATTATGTAGAGAGCAATGGTTTTTCTGTTGTTCGAGATTTTGTAGGTCATGGAATAGGGCAGGAAATGCATGAGGATCCACAAATTCCTAATTTTGGACCTCCAGGAAAGGGTCCAAGACTGAAGGCTGGAATGGCTTTAGCAATAGAACCAATGGTTAATATGGGAACTTACAAAGTAAGAGTTCTTAGTGATGATTGGACTGTTGTTACGCTAGATGGAAAGCTTTCAGCTCATTATGAACATACAATCGTCATCACAAAAGATGATCCAATTATTTTAACAAGCCTTTAA
- a CDS encoding KOW domain-containing RNA-binding protein, whose translation MNTTHEITVGQIVKSKAGRDKDRAFIVIGIVDEQYVLIADGDLRKIDKAKKKKVKHLQKYNIISNEVKKRIENDEKISNLFLRRELEKLGLS comes from the coding sequence GTGAATACGACTCATGAAATTACAGTTGGTCAAATAGTTAAGTCGAAAGCTGGAAGAGATAAAGATAGAGCATTTATTGTGATCGGTATTGTCGATGAACAATATGTTCTAATAGCTGATGGAGACTTAAGAAAAATTGATAAAGCAAAGAAAAAAAAGGTGAAGCACTTACAAAAATATAATATAATCAGTAATGAAGTAAAAAAAAGAATAGAAAATGATGAAAAAATAAGTAATTTATTTTTGAGACGTGAACTGGAAAAACTGGGTCTTAGTTAA
- the infA gene encoding translation initiation factor IF-1 — protein MAKNDVIEVQGTVVEALPNAMFKVKLDNGHEILAHISGKLRMNFIRILPGDTVTIELSPYDLTRGRITWRGKGK, from the coding sequence ATGGCAAAGAATGATGTGATAGAGGTTCAAGGCACAGTTGTGGAGGCTTTGCCTAATGCCATGTTTAAAGTTAAATTGGACAATGGACACGAAATACTAGCACATATTTCTGGTAAGCTTCGCATGAACTTTATCAGAATATTACCTGGTGATACAGTTACAATTGAATTGTCCCCTTATGATCTAACTAGAGGGAGAATTACTTGGCGAGGCAAAGGCAAGTGA
- the rpmJ gene encoding 50S ribosomal protein L36: MKVRASVKPICEKCKIIKRKGKVMVICENPKHKQKQG, translated from the coding sequence GTGAAAGTTAGAGCATCCGTTAAACCTATATGTGAAAAGTGTAAAATTATAAAAAGAAAAGGCAAAGTAATGGTTATTTGCGAAAATCCTAAGCATAAACAAAAGCAAGGTTAA
- the rpsM gene encoding 30S ribosomal protein S13: MARIAGVDLPREKRVEIGLTYIYGIGRKTSNNILDKAGINPDTRVRDLTEEEVGKLRQIIDNEYQVEGDLRREIALNIKRLKEIGCYRGIRHRRGLPVRGQKTKTNARTRKGPKKTVGRKKKK, translated from the coding sequence ATGGCAAGAATCGCTGGTGTGGACTTACCAAGAGAAAAAAGAGTAGAAATTGGTTTAACATATATCTACGGTATAGGTAGAAAAACATCTAATAATATACTAGACAAAGCAGGAATTAATCCTGATACTAGAGTAAGAGATCTTACTGAAGAGGAAGTAGGTAAGTTAAGACAAATTATAGATAATGAATATCAAGTTGAAGGTGATCTTCGTAGAGAGATTGCTTTAAACATTAAAAGATTAAAAGAAATTGGTTGTTATAGAGGAATACGTCATAGAAGAGGTCTTCCAGTAAGAGGTCAAAAAACAAAAACAAATGCAAGAACTAGAAAAGGACCTAAGAAAACAGTTGGACGTAAGAAAAAGAAATAG
- the rpsK gene encoding 30S ribosomal protein S11 produces the protein MVAKKAAKTRRKRRERKNIERGQAHIQSTFNNTIVTLTDLQGNALSWASAGGLGFKGSRKSTPFAAQMAAEAAAKTAMEHGLKTVEVYVKGPGAGREAAIRALQTAGLEISLIKDVTPIPHNGCRPPKRRRV, from the coding sequence ATGGTAGCTAAAAAAGCAGCGAAAACTCGTAGAAAAAGACGCGAGCGTAAAAATATAGAACGTGGTCAAGCACATATTCAATCAACTTTCAACAATACGATTGTTACGCTTACTGATTTACAAGGAAACGCACTATCATGGGCTAGTGCAGGTGGATTAGGCTTTAAAGGTTCAAGAAAATCTACTCCATTTGCAGCACAAATGGCAGCAGAAGCTGCAGCTAAAACTGCTATGGAACATGGACTAAAAACAGTAGAAGTATATGTAAAAGGACCAGGAGCTGGAAGAGAAGCTGCAATTAGAGCACTTCAAACAGCTGGACTTGAAATAAGCTTAATTAAAGATGTTACTCCAATACCACATAATGGATGTAGACCACCAAAACGTAGAAGAGTTTAA
- the rpsD gene encoding 30S ribosomal protein S4, whose protein sequence is MARYTGPSCRLCRREGQKLYLKGERCYSDKCAVSRRAYAPGQHGQGRKKLSNYGLQLREKQKAKRYYGLLETQFRTYFEKAEKMQGITGENLLSILETRLDNVVYRMGFAASRKEARQLVRHGHFTVNGKKVDIPSFLVSVGDVIKVREKSAKSPKFKAMTEAATNVPKWVEVNAESLEGKVVSLPTREDIDIPIAEHLIVELYSR, encoded by the coding sequence ATGGCAAGATATACAGGACCATCTTGTAGACTTTGTCGTAGAGAAGGACAAAAGCTATATTTAAAAGGTGAAAGATGTTATTCAGATAAATGTGCAGTAAGTAGAAGAGCATATGCTCCAGGACAACATGGACAAGGAAGAAAGAAATTATCCAACTATGGTTTACAATTAAGAGAAAAGCAAAAAGCTAAGAGATACTATGGGTTATTAGAAACTCAATTCAGAACTTATTTTGAAAAAGCTGAAAAAATGCAAGGTATCACTGGTGAAAACTTACTATCAATCCTTGAAACTAGACTTGATAATGTTGTATATAGAATGGGATTTGCAGCATCAAGAAAAGAAGCAAGACAATTAGTAAGACATGGGCACTTTACAGTAAACGGTAAGAAAGTAGATATTCCTTCTTTCTTAGTTTCTGTTGGTGATGTTATCAAAGTAAGAGAAAAGAGTGCAAAATCTCCTAAGTTTAAAGCAATGACTGAAGCTGCAACAAATGTACCAAAATGGGTAGAAGTAAATGCTGAAAGCTTAGAGGGGAAAGTAGTTTCTCTTCCAACTAGAGAAGATATTGATATTCCAATAGCTGAACACTTAATTGTCGAGTTATATTCAAGATAA
- a CDS encoding DNA-directed RNA polymerase subunit alpha gives MIEIEKPKIECVELSEDNTYGKFVVEPLERGYGITLGNSLRRILLSSLPGVAVTSVKVEGVLHEFSTVPGVKEDLTEIILNLKELSAKIHSNEPKVARIEAQGPGVVTAGDIIADADVEILNSDLHIATLEDDAKLVMEISLSKGRGYVPAENNKTLGMPIGVIPVDSIYTPVRKVSYHVENTRVGQVTDYDKLTLEIWTDGSIKPDEGVSLGAKIMNDHLRLFIDLTDHVDNVEIMVEKEEDKKEKVMEMTIEELELSVRSYNCLKRAGINTVEELTQKSEEDMMKVRNLGKKSLEEVQHKLQELGLSLKPSEE, from the coding sequence ATGATTGAGATAGAAAAGCCAAAAATTGAGTGTGTAGAACTAAGTGAAGACAATACGTATGGGAAGTTTGTTGTTGAACCTTTAGAGAGAGGTTATGGGATTACATTAGGAAATAGCCTAAGAAGAATATTGTTATCATCTCTTCCTGGTGTTGCAGTTACATCTGTTAAGGTTGAGGGCGTACTTCACGAATTTTCTACAGTTCCAGGAGTAAAAGAAGATCTTACAGAAATCATCTTAAATCTAAAAGAATTATCTGCAAAAATTCATTCTAATGAACCAAAGGTTGCGAGAATTGAAGCTCAAGGCCCAGGAGTGGTAACTGCAGGTGATATTATTGCAGATGCAGATGTGGAAATATTAAATTCTGATCTTCATATTGCAACTTTAGAAGATGATGCAAAATTAGTGATGGAAATATCACTTTCTAAGGGTAGAGGATATGTTCCAGCAGAGAATAATAAGACACTAGGAATGCCTATAGGTGTGATCCCTGTTGATTCTATCTATACTCCTGTTAGAAAAGTTAGTTATCACGTGGAAAATACAAGAGTTGGGCAAGTTACAGATTATGACAAGCTTACTCTAGAAATATGGACGGATGGTAGTATAAAACCAGATGAAGGTGTTTCTTTAGGTGCTAAAATCATGAATGATCACTTAAGATTATTCATTGATTTAACAGATCACGTAGATAATGTGGAGATTATGGTAGAAAAAGAAGAAGACAAGAAAGAAAAAGTAATGGAAATGACCATTGAAGAGCTTGAACTTTCGGTAAGATCATATAACTGTCTAAAAAGAGCTGGAATTAATACAGTAGAAGAGCTTACTCAAAAATCAGAAGAAGATATGATGAAGGTAAGAAATCTAGGTAAGAAATCCCTTGAAGAAGTACAGCACAAACTACAGGAACTTGGTTTGAGCTTAAAACCTAGTGAAGAATAG
- the rplQ gene encoding 50S ribosomal protein L17 → MAGHRKLGRPTGHRKLMLRNLVTSLLKEGRIKTTETRAKETRKLAEKMITLGKRGDLHARRQALAFILDETVVKKVFDELAPKYQDRNGGYTRILKLGPRRGDAAEMVIIELV, encoded by the coding sequence ATGGCAGGACATCGTAAATTAGGCCGTCCAACAGGTCATAGAAAGCTAATGCTAAGAAATCTTGTTACAAGCCTGTTAAAAGAAGGACGTATCAAAACTACTGAAACAAGAGCAAAAGAAACGCGTAAGCTTGCAGAAAAGATGATTACTCTTGGAAAAAGAGGAGATTTACATGCAAGACGTCAAGCACTTGCTTTCATATTAGATGAAACAGTAGTAAAAAAGGTATTTGATGAATTAGCTCCAAAGTATCAAGATAGAAATGGTGGATATACAAGAATATTAAAGCTAGGACCTCGTAGAGGGGACGCTGCTGAAATGGTTATTATAGAATTAGTATAA